One part of the Plasmodium yoelii strain 17X genome assembly, chromosome: 13 genome encodes these proteins:
- a CDS encoding gamete egress and sporozoite traversal protein, putative produces the protein MKVLLCYASVLFASILHSRAITLNSLGAKPSSYLEIGDNVSNQISEAWKNHVDSFIDVVSEKIVDKFEKDIENDNVPHSLLALLENDAEIFDINTYEGKDMAFIQDAFIRKLRERFNNSKFGQHTKKLGSKIKQKLTSLYKKHKDKIKHFLKIMLSSLVIPIAFNYIKKHLNTWKNKTLEATNKLDEDARSVATPIITAIYDKFGEKIDNYVKDNHLDIGKELNVLTDLQKEQKEIDQIEKEEKKIMQQ, from the exons atgaaagtCCTTTTGTGCTATGCTAGTGTTTTATTTGCGTCAATTTTACATTCGAGGGCCATAACACTTAATTCCCTCGGAGCCAAGCCTTCTTCATACCTTGAAA tTGGTGATAATGTTTCGAATCAAATTAGTGAAGCATGGAAAAATCATGTAGACTCATTTATCGATGTTGTATCTGAGAAAATTGTTGACAAATTCGAGAAAGatatagaaaatgataatgTTCCACATAGTTTATTAGCCCTTCTTGAG AATGATGCAGAAATATTTGATATCAATACATATGAAGGAAAAGATATGGCATTTATTCAAGATGCATTCATTagaaaattaagagaaagaTTCAATAATAGCAAATTTGGACAacacacaaaaaaattagGATCAAAAATTAAGCAAAAACTTACAAGTCTTTATAAGAAACACAAAGATAAGATAAAGcactttttaaaaataatgctCAGCAGTTTAGTTATACCTATAgcatttaattatataaagaaacatCTAAATacatggaaaaataaaacattggAAGCCACCAATAAACTTGATGAAGATGCTAGAAGTGTAGCTACTCCAATAATTACTGCTATATATGACAAATTTGGAGAAAAAATTGACAATTATGTTAAGGATAATCATTTAGATATAGGAAAAGAATTAAATGTACTTACTGATTTACAAAAAGAGCAAAAAGAAATTGATCAAATAGAAAAggaagagaaaaaaataatgcaaCAATAA
- a CDS encoding CLASP domain-containing protein, putative has translation MPTLGHSKYRESISTFIDDTRNYKRKSIDEQDDYSIVEDLLYLKNEGNKELHNATNGNFYANLELGSSHNNGINIKLNRDNQFIENKNINEVNNVKNYKNHIDNNDYTFESPLNELQRYQLTLLKKRNPSNPKLPKEIEETSKTYNAVNLQHSEKYKNKNNKDLVNDIDIISIKKNTVDLNNIKGVKIKEKPILSNLITNKNDNNNHLSFSEIYETPVCDNNLSNSWKNINIENEKKVKCEHFISSNEKIKGSFEIKKDNDIRQDNTLEYCDIIKKRNIKNERSDIEDIENNSMSKDIKKYNNVKINERYKKINETSLDEMDIKKRDINGMDNNYENCIIQMKNKKNNGDKLLDEQYDENKKSILYDSLHKNTIKEISKNGYKMEHNYIMPTRDKYYKGMLEECDSKGQETRNIIHTNKNLRNNNNINNNKYIENQDRNTSNKINNDLSVSYKSDQNVIMNNSNKAKNKIKDEEHIEPHTLNGDLNISIKKNNGCKKGLVNDTTYIQDDPEIKIVNKNKTHTHNLSSNGYRNVSKHTTKSLNHSVNVDTNIQDNNYLNVKEKNSQSEKKRTSISRNVTPNKSGKNGSVCSKIKNDNTMTYLTYEDIKNFEFELSIDNINDMITKLLEITKDQEWKQQIENLINLRTILKYHDTLFFNNFIKDLRKICRSIVELLNSPRSCVSKNALLCLTEFYSIGKKKMDNTLDDVVMPCLKKAFQTSNDFLSNAANNSLLSICNSCSESKLISYFVKIITSKQKTYNLICLKCLIAVIIKFEENISKYKEINKLIEALLECTSVGSAEIKCTARVALVVLDNICPIQPISSKLHICPEKVKKIINLIDRTSENEIDSVLGKIKFN, from the exons atgccTACTTTAGGACACAGCAAATATAGAGAAAGTATAAGTACATTTATAGACg ACACTAGAAATTATAAGAGAAAATCAATCGATGAGCAAGATGACTATTCAATTGTTGAAGATTTGCTTTATCTAAAAAATGAAGGAAATAAAGAATTACACAATGCTACAAATGGAAATTTTTATGCTAATTTAGAATTAGGGTCATCTCATAACAAtggaataaatattaaactGAACAGAGATAACCaatttatagaaaataaaaatattaatgaagtaaataatgttaaaaattataaaaaccATATCGATAACAACGATTATACTTTCGAGTCTCCTTTAAACGAACTT CAAAGATACCAACTTACATTACTCAAAAAAAGAAATCCATCTAATCCTAAATTACCAAAAGAAATAGAAGAAACTAGTAAAACCTATAATGCAGTAAATCTACAACATTctgaaaaatacaaaaataaaaataataaggatTTGGTGAATGATATAGATATAataagtattaaaaaaaatacagtcgatttaaataatataaaagggGTAAAAATTAAGGAAAAACCCATATTATCAAACTTGATaactaataaaaatgataataacaatCATTTAAGTTTTAGTGAAATTTATGAAACCCCAGTATGTGATAATAATCTTTCTAATTCTtggaaaaatattaatatcgaaaatgaaaaaaaagtgaaatgCGAACATTTTATAAGtagtaatgaaaaaataaagggttcatttgaaataaaaaaggatAACGACATTAGACAAGATAATACGCTAGAATATTgtgatataattaaaaaaagaaatataaaaaatgaaagatcGGATATTGaagatatagaaaataattccaTGAGCAAAGacataaagaaatataataatgtcaAAATCAATGAAcggtataaaaaaataaatgaaaccTCATTAGATGAGATGGATATTAAAAAGAGAGATATTAACGGCATGGATAACAATTATGAAAATTGCATTAtacaaatgaaaaataaaaaaaataatggagATAAACTCTTAGATGAAcaatatgatgaaaataaaaaaagcatTTTATATGATAGTTTACATAAGAATacaataaaagaaatatcaaaaaatggatataaaatggaacataattatataatgcCAACGAGagataaatattataaaggCATGTTAGAAGAATGTGATAGTAAAGGTCAAGAAACTCGAAACATCATACATACCAATAAAAACCTTAGAAACAAtaacaatattaataataacaaatatatagaaaatcaAGATAGAAACAcaagtaataaaataaacaatgaTTTATCTGTATCATATAAAAGTGATCAAAATGTTATCATGAATAATTCTAATAAagcaaaaaacaaaataaaagatgAAGAGCATATCGAGCCACATACTTTAAATGGAgatttaaatatttctatcaaaaaaaataatggatGTAAAAAAGGCTTGGTCAATGATACTACATATATTCAGGATGATcctgaaataaaaattgtaaacaaaaataaaacacaCACCCATAACTTAAGTAGCAATGGGTATAGAAACGTAAGTAAGCATACAACAAAATCTTTGAATCATAGTGTGAATGTTGATACTAATATACAAGATAATAATTACCTAAATGTTAAGGAAAAAAATAGccaaagtgaaaaaaaacgAACTAGTATATCACGTAATGTAACCCCAAATAAAAGTGGAAAAAATGGAAGTGTGTgctcaaaaataaaaaatgataatacaaTGACATATCTTACATatgaagatataaaaaattttgaatttgAATTAAGtattgataatataaatgatatgaTAACAAAATTACTTGAAATTACAAAAGATCAAGAATGGAAACAACAAAtagaaaatttaattaatcttcgaacaattttaaaatatcatgatacattattttttaataattttataaaagatttaagaaaaatatgtAGATCAATAgtagaattattaaatagTCCTAGATCATGTGTATCAaaaaatgcattattatGTTTAACCGAATTTTATTCtataggaaaaaaaaaaatggacaATACTTTGGATGATGTTGTTATGCCATGTTTAAAAAAAGCATTTCAAACATCTAATGATTTTTTAAGTAATGCTGCAAATAATTCATTGTTATCTATTTGTAATTCCTGTAGTGAAAGCAAACTTATTTCTTATTTTGTCAAGATAATAACATC aaaaCAGAAAACTTACAATCTTATATGTTTAAAGTGCCTAATTGctgttattattaaatttgaaGAAAACATTTCAAAGTATAAGGAGATTAATAAGTTAATCGAGGCACTTCTAGAG TGTACATCTGTTGGAAGTGCTGAAATAAAATGCACAGCAAGAGTAGCCCTGGTCGTTCTAGACAA CATATGCCCAATTCAACCTATTAGCTCCAAATTGCACATTTGCCCCGAAAAAGTGAAAAAG ATAATAAACCTGATTGACCGAACATCCGAAAATGAAATCGATTCAGTGTTGGGGAAAATTAagtttaattaa
- a CDS encoding transcription factor IIIb subunit, putative, giving the protein MLSWGIRESREISLQKGYINIQKIADNLHLSNQHIEAAQRIYLMALQRNFTMGRNNSYVAASCLYTICRREKSPIMLIDFSDILQTPVKPLGKTFLKLLRLLHISVPNIDPSLFLERFAYKLNLKNDIYKVTYTGIKLIQAMTRDWISTGRRPTGLCGASLLIATRIHGINVNSNTIAEVVRISNPTIIKRLYEFKNTNIAKIKASEFDKISIEDIPSSSIPPCVISDNKKKNKYNLLQKNKTLSLCGSEEQYALCSNSTCSVENYEKNKELQNDNISSYSDNNSTKYIRDQDSNQNKFFNSTQNSIINSSNEVECCISTITPSSSSIFDNKEKYQDDNINKNNQIEQHIRSSSNEINLDEICNDNPEGDDIDNLAFKIINTINIEKNSEFLKISDKSLLNELGSIKNNQNKYDTSNKENDKLNSQNQDIQNNTQNVSPILDQNIMIGSSKLQSTNLINHETSISTITDDDDNDNNGDEIKERNEEKYKNSNELKQNNKSVDNSTYCTTLKQTVNSELSNVINEEFNLFDNCNNNNTVSKNSSNTTSGLNRINDVNNILTDLNYFFENNSNTINDQTANFDENSDDSEQLNDETISDSYDSEIENIILSEKERKIKMLIWDDVMKGCMPNLSKNIKKPKKRQNTDINNSKNKIPNNKNNVDDPQDQLSTGDSVIKALEKSNKLLPKKINYDVLKSLFSS; this is encoded by the coding sequence ATGTTATCTTGGGGGATAAGAGAAAGTAGAGAAATATCTTTACAAAAAGGATACATAAATATTCAGAAAATAGCAGATAATTTACATTTATCAAATCAACATATAGAAGCTGCACAGAGAATATATTTGATGGCATTACAACGTAATTTTACAATGGGAAGGAATAATTCATATGTTGCTGCTTCTTGTTTATATACAATTTGTAGAAGAGAAAAATCGCCTATAATGTTAATTGATTTTAGTGATATATTACAAACACCTGTAAAACCTTTGggtaaaacatttttaaaactGTTAAGACTTTTACATATTAGTGTACCAAATATTGATCCATCACTATTTTTAGAAAGATTTGCATATAAacttaatttaaaaaatgatatatataaggTAACATATACTGGaattaaattaatacaaGCCATGACACGAGATTGGATAAGTACTGGTAGGAGACCAACAGGTTTATGTGGTGCTTCTTTGTTAATAGCAACAAGAATACATGGTATAAATGTTAATTCAAATACGATAGCTGAAGTTGTTAGAATATCTAACCCTACTATTATTAAACGtttatatgaatttaaaaatactaATATTGCTAAAATAAAAGCAAGTGAGTTTGATAAAATATCTATTGAGGATATACCATCAAGTTCAATTCCACCTTGTGTTATttctgataataaaaaaaaaaataaatataatcttttacaaaaaaataaaacattatcATTATGTGGTAGTGAAGAACAATATGCATTATGTTCCAATTCTACATGTTCTGtagaaaattatgaaaaaaataaagaattacaaaatgataatatttcatCTTATTCTGATAATAATAgcacaaaatatataagagaTCAAGATTcgaatcaaaataaattttttaattctacTCAAAATAGTATTATTAACTCATCAAATGAAGTCGAATGTTGTATTTCAACTATCACaccttcttcttcttctatttttgataataaagaaaaatatcaagacgataacataaataaaaataatcaaattGAACAACACATTCGATCATCAagtaatgaaataaatttagatGAAATTTGTAATGATAATCCTGAGGGAGATGATATAGATAATTTAGcctttaaaattattaacactattaatattgaaaaaaattcagaatttttaaaaataagtgATAAGTCTTTATTAAACGAATTAGGttctattaaaaataatcaaaataaatatgatacttctaataaagaaaatgataaattgaACTCACAAAATCaagatatacaaaataataccCAAAATGTATCTCCTATTTTAgatcaaaatataatgatagGCTCTTCCAAATTACAATCAACCAATTTAATAAATCACGAAACTTCTATTAGTACTATTactgatgatgatgataatgataataatgggGATGAAATAAAAGAGAGGAATGAAgaaaagtataaaaattcCAATGagttaaaacaaaataacaaATCAGTAGACAATAGTACATATTGTACAACCTTAAAACAAACTGTTAATAGCGAATTGAGTAATGTTATAAATGAAGagtttaatttatttgataattgtaataataataatacagtTAGTAAAAATTCAAGTAATACCACATCAGGCTTAAATAGAATAAATGAcgttaataatatattaaccgatttgaattatttttttgaaaataattcaaatacaATTAATGATCAAACAGCTaattttgatgaaaattCAGATGATTCTGAACAACTAAACGATGAAACTATAAGTGATAGTTATGACAGtgaaattgaaaatattattttatcagaAAAAGAAAGGAAAATTAAAATGTTAATTTGGGATGATGTGATGAAAGGTTGTATGCCAAATTTAtccaaaaatattaaaaagccaaaaaaaagacaaaatacTGATATTAATaactcaaaaaataaaataccaaataataaaaataatgttgaTGATCCTCAAGATCAGTTATCAACGGGAGATTCCGTGATAAAGGCTTTGGAAAAATCCAATAAACTTTTgcctaaaaaaattaattatgaCGTATTGAAATCacttttttcatcataa
- a CDS encoding crossover junction endonuclease MUS81, putative, with protein MEERKHSKKLINKDNRRNYSMHPDNVIFYDYFNNLKRKALGQGYSNLVISFKTIIGSILKYPLPITNSQDAFKLRGVGKSFSRYFEKVLSQPKDNSRLKKDNNESILFNEDSNQIINHVNKVINNTDKFLKQFNKDFYNIKTNEDNSDDTVIRNIKEIQNDHISQDDNNKSSKKKKQKKKTNNDNISKKDNQMLFNQDNLNYYNENVGQIENCSINSANKLKTSKSSPLSNNEDVNTNNEKIYKNKKTKKKNNELSDNEKNILTIINEHSHLYNNNAMSKEEINKEFLKCYKTSININFVLLNKLIKLELLEKLEETENNNNINFSNETNDKIIPNKKTIRSKCVKKVRITEKGKQILQMKNEEIIKKEEHINVNEKKNTFEFFNDKKSEISIHNETSKFSETNCDETFNSIENPTKTINEPKDQLIQNGKNNNFENNFEFIKNKQIDQNVLEQIMNVATEYSDKEINNIVKNEQFEENNKIGSLKKDDILEKNDSCEQNCPNTISSYRDDKICFDSNSIDETNINIYKNIKNYSENKSELIDDNKNNEQFNIEAKYSHDLENEHFESDSSYNFQLKLDKKKEGLYKKLNISLKDKLQNKTMQDNSIDCNHNNLDKNVQNKNYEINTNKLNNNSNAEYINCHSLFSEISDEDDNNNNNNNLDKNVQNKNYEINTNKLNNNSNAEYINCHSLFSEISDEDDNNNNNNNLDKNVQNKNYEINASKLNNNSNAEYINCHSLFSEMSDEDDNNNNQKYESSKNVQNCSNTERISSPYNNISTSNKYIKNINENAPLFERQNVIDIIDISDDEEYNIVNSCSSNYCKDKQNNNENEKKRKLAPNYDDNNNELGKSIENKESYFQKSEQRKKKQKVKNLKMDEDTKIKENNNEDENEKKENKKKNVGEKKNKKKKSKNDHTKSNADTENREEKENEENKNVRYGPYEIIMIIDNRDISGMSYEFNEKWKEIFKNNNIKYETRNLPLGDIIWLCRRPVYNNNKNMSSKRKRKKKEKEEKGNKIDINENSVDNWATNIGNKNIDFTYSYDKYTSALSGDCNEGCKNNEIEENVDYEEHVLKWIIERKALNDLSSSIIDGRYDEQKYRLMRSKEICHIIYLIEDSNNSFKNYTNTSKISYETLTNVQHSIRLINGFSILRSQSIKHTFLLLSEIHSEIVKNIKRICNVKNNEDIVHNEHIETYLKNNSSSWEIWNNESKKSKNNIVKETFGKQLRLINMCGADATELLLSLWPTPIKLNEALNKYTHNGILAEKLKRIYLKNRDMVGKRKVKSPVDANLIAQLRQLYAPDSIQMFHHKDID; from the exons AAAAAGCTGATTAATAAAGACAACAGAAGAAATTATAGTATGCACCCTGAcaatgtaattttttatgattattttaataatttaaaaagaaaGGCACTAGGCCAGGGTTATAGCAATTTGgttatttcatttaaaactattattgggtctattttaaaataccCATTGCCTATTACAAATAGCCAagatgcatttaaattaaGAGGTGTTGGTAAAAGTTTTTCACGATATTTTGAAAAGGTGTTATCTCAACCTAAAGATAATAGTCGCCTAAAAAAAGACAACAATGAAAGCATTTTATTCAACGAAGATTcgaatcaaattataaatcaTGTAAATAAAGTAATTAACAATACcgataaatttttaaaacaattcaacaaagatttttataatatcaaAACAAATGAGGATAATTCGGATGATACCGTTATACGAAATATAAAGGAAATACAAAATGATCATATAAGTCaggatgataataataaaagttcaaaaaaaaaaaaacaaaaaaaaaaaacgaacaatgataatatttcaaaaaaagaCAATCAAATGTTGTTTAACCAGGATAATTTAAACTATTATAACGAAAATGTTGGACAGATAGAAAATTGCAGCATTAATTCTGCGAATAAACTAAAAACCAGTAAATCATCACCCCTAAGCAATAATGAAGATGTTAATACTAACAATGAAAAGatttataagaataaaaagacgaaaaaaaaaaataatgaattatctgataacgaaaaaaatattctcaCAATTATTAACGAACATAGTCATTTGTACAATAATAATGCAATGAGCAAAGAAGagataaataaagaatttttaaaatgttataaaacatctataaatataaattttgtatTGTTAAACAAGTTAATAAAATTGGAATTATTAGAAAAACTAGAAGAAactgaaaataataataatatcaatTTTTCAAATGAAACAAATGATAAAATCATTCCTAATAAAAAAACTATTAGATCAAAATGTGTCAAAAAGGTTAGGATAACCGAAAAAGGAAAACAAATTTTACAAatgaaaaatgaagaaataataaaaaaggaagaaCACATAAATGtgaatgagaaaaaaaacacgtttgaattttttaatgataaaaagAGTGAAATAAGCATACATAATGAGACAAGCAAATTTAGCGAAACAAACTGTGATGAAACTTTTAATAGTATTGAAAATCCAACAAAAACAATCAATGAACCAAAAGACCAACTAATACAAAATGGtaagaataataattttgaaaacaattttgaatttataaaaaacaaacaaatcgATCAGAATGTACTTGAACAAATTATGAATGTTGCAACTGAATATAGCGATAaagaaattaataatattgtaaaaaatgaacaattcgaagaaaataataaaataggaagcttaaaaaaagatgatatacttgaaaaaaatgatagtTGTGAACAAAATTGCCCCAATACAATATCATCATATAGAGATGATAAAATATGCTTTGATTCAAACTCAATAGATGagacaaatataaacatatataagaatataaaaaattattcagAAAATAAAAGTGAATTAATAGatgataacaaaaataatgaacaGTTTAATATTGAAGCGAAATATTCCCATGATTTAGAAAATGAGCATTTCGAAAGCGATTCTAGTTATAATTTTCAATTAAAGTTAGATAAGAAAAAAGAAGGattgtataaaaaattaaatataagcttaaaagataaattacaaaataaaacaatgcAGGACAATTCTATTGATTGcaatcataataatttagacaaaaatgtgcaaaataaaaattatgaaattaACACAAACAAATTGAATAATAATTCGAATGCtgaatatattaattgtCATAGTTTATTTAGTGAAATATCAGATgaagatgataataataataataataataatttagataaaaatgtgcaaaataaaaattatgaaattaACACAAACAAATTGAATAATAATTCGAATGCtgaatatattaattgtCATAGTTTATTTAGTGAAATATCAGATgaagatgataataataataataataataatttagataaaaatgtgcaaaataaaaattatgaaattaACGCAAGCAAATTGAATAATAATTCGAATGCtgaatatattaattgtCATAGTTTATTTAGTGAAATGTCAGATgaagatgataataataataatcaaaaaTATGAATCCTCTAAAAATGTACAAAATTGTAGTAATACTGAAAGAATTTCATCcccatataataatatatcaacatcgaataagtatattaaaaatatcaatgAAAATGCGCCACTTTTTGAAAGACAAAATGTTATTgatataatagatatttcTGATGATGAAGAATATAATATTGTTAATTCATGTTCATCGAATTATTGTAaagataaacaaaataataacgagaatgaaaaaaaacgaaaattAGCACCCAattatgatgataataataatgaattgGGGAAATCAATAGAAAATAAGGAgtcatattttcaaaaaagtGAACagaggaaaaaaaaacaaaaagttAAGAATTTAAAAATGGATGAAGACACCAAAATAAAAGAGAATAATAACGAAGATGAAAacgaaaaaaaggaaaataaaaaaaaaaatgtaggagaaaaaaaaaataaaaaaaaaaaaagtaaaaatgaTCATACAAAATCAAATGCAGACACAGAAAATCgtgaagaaaaagaaaatgaagaaaataaaaatgttcgATATGGACCttatgaaataataatgataattgATAATAGAGATATTTCAGGAATGAGTTATGAATTCAATGAAAAATGGAAagaaatttttaaaaataataatataaaatacgAAACACGAAACTTACCATTAGGAGATATTATATGGTTATGCAGAAGACCagtttataataataataaaaatatgtcatCTAAAAGAAAACgtaagaaaaaagaaaaggaagAGAAAGGAAACAAAAtagatataaatgaaaattcaGTAGATAATTGGGCAACAAatataggaaataaaaatatagattttaCTTATagttatgataaatataccAGTGCTTTAAGTGGAGATTGTAATGAGGGgtgtaaaaataatgaaatagaaGAAAATGTGGATTATGAAGAACATGTTTTAAAATGGATCATAGAAAGAAAAGCATTAAATGATTTAAGCTCGAGTATAATCGATGGTAGATATGATGAACAAAAATATCGTTTAATGAGATCTAAAGAAATAtgtcatataatttatttaatagaAGATAGTAATAattcatttaaaaattatacaaacaCATCAAAAATATCTTATGAAACATTAACTAATGTACAACATAGCATTCGATTGATTAACGGATTTTCAATATTAAGAAGCCAAAGTATTAAACAtacttttcttttattatctGAAATACATTCagaaatagtaaaaaatattaaaagaatatgtaatgtaaaaaataatgaagatatAGTGCATAATGAACACATAGaaacttatttaaaaaataattcttcTTCATGGGAAATATGGAATAATGAAtctaaaaaatcaaaaaataatattgtcAAAGAAACATTTGGAAAGCAACTCAGATTAATTAATATGTGTGGAGCAGATGCTACCGAACTTCTTTTATCCTTATGGCCAACACCAATCAAATTAAATGAGGCtcttaataaatatacacataATGGTATATTGGCAGAAAAACTTAAACGAATTTACTTAAAAAACAGAGATATGGTTGGAAAAAGAAAAGTAAAGTCACCTGTTGATGCTAAT CTGATAGCGCAATTAAGGCAATTGTATGCCCCCGATTCGATTCAGATGTTTCACCATAAGGACATAGATTAA